In Candidatus Binatia bacterium, the genomic window GCCGCCCCACCCAAGGACCTCGGCCGCCGCTTCCAGCCGGCCGCTTTTGGTCGCCCTGCTCTTCGCTGCCGCGACGCTCTCCTTCAGTGCGCCTGGGGTCGCGACCTACACCGACATCGAGCCGTTCGTTTCCGTGGGCAAGGAGAGCTTCGATCGCCCCCTGGAGTTCGACGACGACCTGAGCCACTTCAAGTGGGCGTGGGCGACGGCCGAGAGCTATCGCCGGATCGGCGCGGGCTACGAACCGTCGCGCAAGGCGCTGCGGCGATTGGCCGGGTCCGGCGCGATCGACGATCTGGACACCGGGCTTGCTGCGAAGCCCTCTCGAAACACGAGCCTCGCGGCCCGCAAGGGACGCTACGACGAAGCGATGAAGCGATGAAGCTCCTCGATCAGGCGCAGCAGGCCGCTTCCGATTACAGCCCCGTCTATCAGTACCGCTCGAACGTGGCCTTTCTGATGGGCGATAGGGCTGCCGCGATGGTGGCCGTCGAGAAGACGCTCGCCCTCGAGCCGGACAACCCTCTGTTCAAACGAAACCTAAAGCACCTGAAGGCCGCTTCCGCGCCCAAGCCCGCGGCCGCGAAGTCTTGACGGTGTCGGGGTCTGCTCCACGGGTCGGCGCGTGCTAGAATGGGCCGCCATGAGTCCCGCCCCCGCTGCGTGTGATGCACGGCGCGCGGCCCGGCGCCGCCTGGGACTGGTCGCCATGGCCGCGGTTGCCTTCGTCGGCACGACCGTTGTTCTGCGCAGCATCCAGGGGCCTCTGAAAGCCCCCACGCTGCGCGCGCAAGTCGAGGCGTTCCTCGCGGAGAAGGACGACATCGACGCGGTCTTCGTGGGATCGAGCCGGGTGCAACGTGGCGTGTCCCCGAGTGTGATCGACGAGCGTGTGTCCACGGCGAAGCACCCGTTTCGTTCGTTCAACCTCGGCATCGCCGGGATGCGGAGCTTCGAGGCGGATTGGCTGATTCGGCAGGTCCTCGATTCGAAACCCGAGCGCCTTCGCTTTCTCGTGATCGAGGTCCCGGATTGGGAGCCGGAGTTGGCACCGCGCCATGACTTCACCGAGCGCTACGTCGAATGGCACGACGCCCGTGCGACGTGGCTCGAGCTGCGGGCGATCTGGCGTCAGGGCGTGTCGATCTGGAGAAGGCTGGAGCTCTCCTGGCGAGCACTCCGCTTCTTCCTCATGCGTTCGTCCAACTACGCGACAGTCTACCGGTTCAACTTCGGCGAGGACCCGGTCTGGGAGCGCTTGGTTCTGGGTTGGGGCCAGCTCCAGGGCTACCAGCCGCTGGATGAACATGTCGCGAAGGGCGCTCGGCGGCGCGCCAAGTTCCTGTCGAATCCGCAGTTGTTCGAAGCGGCCGTGGCGCGTTTGCGGAAGCTGGCTGAGGCCGGCCCGCCGGTCGCCGCAGCGGCGCTCGAACGCTACGATCGAGGTTCTCTGGAGGACCAGGTGCGCTACGTCGACTCCCGCGGGGTCACTCCGGTGTATCTCGTACCGCCGCTCCTGTATCCGGTCGCCGATTTTTCCGCACTCGCCCGCGAAGGAGTCATTCCCCATCTCATCGATCTGAAGAACCCGTTGCTTCACCCGGAGCTCTTCGACGCCGACAACCGATTCGATCGAGAGCACATGAACGAAGAAGGCGCGCGGATGATGAGCGAGAAGATCGCCGAGCAGCTCGCACCGCTGATTCTCCAGCCGACGAAGAAGCGCAACTAGCATGGTCTTCACCGAGTTCCGCTTCGCCGCTTTTTTCTTGGCGATCTTCGCCGTCCACTGGCTCCTGCCCGGCAATCGATCGCGCAAGCTCTGGTTGCTGGCCGCGAGCTACTCCTTCTACGCGGCTTGGAATTGGCGCTTCCTGTCGCTTATCGTCGCGTCGACCCTGATCGACTATAGCGTCGGCCGCGGACTCGAACGGAGCACCGAGCTCTCGAGACGCCGCGGGCTCCTCGCCGTCAGTCTCGTGGGGAACCTCGGGATTCTCGGGTTCTTCAAGTACTACAACTTCTTCGCGACCTCTGCGGCGGAGTTCACGTCCTGGCTCGGGCTAGGACTGCCGCTTCAGGCGCTCGAGGTCGTGTTGCCGCTCGGGATCAGCTTCTACACCTTCCAGACGCTGAGCTACACGGTGGACGTCTATCGGGGGCGGCTGCAGCCGACGCGATCCCTCGCGGACTTCGCGCTGTTCGTGTCCTTCTTCCCGCAACTCGTCGCCGGCCCGATCGTTCGCGCCATCGACTTTCTGCCGCAGCTCGCAAAGACGCGACGTCTCGCCGACGTCGGGTTCCGGACGCCACTGATGCGTTTCCTTCTCGGCTACGTGAAGAAGGCGTGCATTGCCGATCAGATCGCCGCGGCGATCGATCCCGTCTTTGCCAACCCGGCCGCCTACGACACGGTGAGCCTCTGGCTGTCATCGTTGCTCTACAGCCTGCAGATCTACTGTGACTTCTCGGGCTATTCAGACATGGCGATCGCGACGGCTGCGATGGTCGGGTACCACCTCCCCGAGAACTTTGGATTCCCGTACCTGGCGAAGACCATCCAGGAATTCTGGCGCCGCTGGCACATCACGCTTACGACGTGGTTCCGCGACTATCTGTACATCCCACTGGGTGGGAACCGTACGGGCTCGGTTCGCCTCGCGATCAATCTCTGCACGGTCTTCTTGCTGTGCGGCCTCTGGCACGGAGCTGCCTGGACGTTCGTCGTGTGGGGCATCTACCACGGGGTGTTCTTGACCCTCGAGCGCTTGGTTCCCCTGAAGCGTCTCCCGCCGTTGCTCGGGCACGTGTACGTGTTGCTCGTGGTGAGCTGCGGCTTCGTGATCTTCCGGTCTGCGGATTTGCCTGCAGCGGGCGTGTTTCTGTCCGGGCTGATCCCGGGAGGGGACGCGGGGCGCTTCGCGGTCTGGTCGGGGTGGTGGGTTGTGTTGCTCTCGTTTGGGCTGGTGCACGCAGCGTTGTCGCGGTGGCC contains:
- a CDS encoding MBOAT family O-acyltransferase is translated as MVFTEFRFAAFFLAIFAVHWLLPGNRSRKLWLLAASYSFYAAWNWRFLSLIVASTLIDYSVGRGLERSTELSRRRGLLAVSLVGNLGILGFFKYYNFFATSAAEFTSWLGLGLPLQALEVVLPLGISFYTFQTLSYTVDVYRGRLQPTRSLADFALFVSFFPQLVAGPIVRAIDFLPQLAKTRRLADVGFRTPLMRFLLGYVKKACIADQIAAAIDPVFANPAAYDTVSLWLSSLLYSLQIYCDFSGYSDMAIATAAMVGYHLPENFGFPYLAKTIQEFWRRWHITLTTWFRDYLYIPLGGNRTGSVRLAINLCTVFLLCGLWHGAAWTFVVWGIYHGVFLTLERLVPLKRLPPLLGHVYVLLVVSCGFVIFRSADLPAAGVFLSGLIPGGDAGRFAVWSGWWVVLLSFGLVHAALSRWPLETPVARLPAGVFALGYGVLVAVLLPWAANEYEPFIYFQF